The following are encoded together in the Eriocheir sinensis breed Jianghai 21 chromosome 28, ASM2467909v1, whole genome shotgun sequence genome:
- the LOC127004643 gene encoding probable ATP-dependent RNA helicase DDX52, with protein sequence MNSYDIFKKLTKGIKFDQRRFKDDFKKLGLQQSASGALDKPVVPLAEQEHEPNTEGKEEKAKSKKKKKTLNDKQKQLKLQQEQIRHRRRQLGIQVWGADVPPPVEKFSELVTDHEVNNKLVANIESQGHTLPTPVQAQAWPLMLQRRHILASAPTGSGKTAAFLIPLLHGLGGPKKKGFRAVILSPTRELASQIHRECVRLGEGLGIRAVTIANVTKAKQKYGPQSSQKFDLLVTTPNRLVYMLQENADGPPLSLANVEWLVVDESDRLFEDGQRGFRDQLATIYRACTGPSVTQALFSATFAQSVQDWCRLNLHNLATVTVGLRNTASEDVKQHLQFCGSEEGKLHALREIFRKGYEPPVLIFVQTKERAKELFRELIYDNITVDAIHADRTQKQRDNVVAAFREGKIWVLICTELMSRGVDFKGVNLVINYDFPPSAVSYIHRVGRTGRAGRQGQSVTFWTMEDRPRLRSIAHVVQSSGCEVPQWMLELKKPSKNEKRRLTTQQPQRGHVSHAVQHEKVAKRRRKQMLEKRKKMKTESSEAA encoded by the exons ATGAATTCGTATGATATATTCAAGAAACTAACCAAAGGGATCAAGTTTGACCAGAGACGATTTAAGGATGACTTCAAGAAATTGGGG CTTCAGCAGTCAGCCTCAGGAGCATTGGATAAACCTGTCGTTCCCTTGGCTGAACAGGAGCACGAGCCCAACACAG aaggaaaagaagagaaggcaaaatcaaaaaagaaaaagaagactcttAATGACAAACAGAAGCAGTTAAAGCTACAACAAGAACAG ATAAGGCATCGGCGGCGTCAGCTGGGCATCCAGGTGTGGGGAGCAGATGTGCCGCCACCAGTGGAAAAATTCTCCGAG CTTGTCACTGATCATGAAGTAAACAACAAGTTGGTGGCCAATATTGAGTCCCAGGGGCACACACTCCCCACCCCGGTGCAGGCCCAGgcctggccactcatgctgcaGCGCCGCCACATCCTCGCCTCTGCCCCCACTGGTTCAG GCAAGACCGCAGCATTTTTGATCCCATTGCTGCATGGGCTCGGTGGTCCAAAGAAAAAAGGCTTCAGGGCAGTGATACTGTCCCCCACCCGGGAACTGGCATCTCAAATCCACAG GGAGTGTGTGAGGCTTGGTGAGGGGCTAGGCATCCGGGCAGTCACCATTGCCAATGTTACCAAAGCCAAGCAGAAGTATGGCCCACAGTCTTCACAAAAGTTTG ATTTGCTTGTGACAACTCCCAACCGCCTTGTCTACATGTTGCAGGAGAATGCCGACGGTCCACCACTCTCCTTGGCCAA TGTTGAATGGCTTGTGGTTGACGAGAGTGACCGGCTCTTTGAGGACGGGCAGCGGGGTTTCCGAGACCAGCTGGCAACTATTTACCGGGCCTGCACGGGTCCCTCAGTCACCCAGGCCTTGTTTTCAGCCACCTTTGCCCAATCTGTGCAAGACTGGTGCCGTCTCAATCTCCATAACCTGGCCACGGTGACAGTTGGTCTCAG AAACACTGCATCTGAGGATGTAAAGCAACACCTTCAGTTCTGTGGCAGTGAAGAAGGCAAGCTGCATGCACTGAGGGAGATTTTTAGAAAG GGATATGAGCCACCAGTGCTAATATTTGTCCAGACTAAGGAGCGAGCAAAGGAATTGTTCCGGGAACTGATCTATGACAACATCACCGTGGACGCTATCCACGCTGACCGCACTCAAAAGCAG CGGGATAATGTGGTAGCTGCTTTCCGCGAGGGAAAGATTTGGGTGTTGATTTGCACTGAGCTAATGTCACGAGGTGTGGACTTCAAAGGTGTCAATCTGGTCATCAATTATGACTTCCCTCCCTCGGCTGTGAGCTACATCCATCGCGTTGGCAGAACAGGACGAGCTGGACGTCAGGGTCAGTCTGTGACATTTTGGACAATGGAGGATCGTCCCAGACTGAGGAG TATTGCTCACGTGGTGCAGAGCTCTGGCTGTGAGGTCCCTCAATGGATGCTCGAGCTGAAGAAGCCAAGCAAAAATGAGAAACGACGGCTGACCACACAGCAGCCTCAGCGTGGCCACGTGTCCCATGCTGTCCAACATGAAAAGGTTGCAAAGCGCAGGAGGAA aCAAAtgttggagaagagaaagaagatgaagactgAGAGCAGCGAGGCAGCATAG